In the genome of Fulvivirga maritima, one region contains:
- a CDS encoding carboxymuconolactone decarboxylase family protein, whose amino-acid sequence MNKVEEFNSYRSKMNEKILGADNKVLKRIFNLDTNAYTEGALDVKTKELMGMVASMVLRCDDCIKYHVQKCYEIGITKEQIFEGFAIANLVGGTIVIPHLRRAVEFWEELEGESA is encoded by the coding sequence ATGAATAAAGTCGAAGAATTTAACAGTTACCGCAGCAAGATGAATGAAAAAATTCTTGGTGCCGATAACAAAGTGCTGAAAAGAATATTTAACCTGGATACCAATGCTTATACTGAAGGTGCTTTAGATGTAAAAACTAAAGAACTTATGGGTATGGTGGCTTCTATGGTGCTAAGATGTGATGACTGCATAAAATATCATGTTCAAAAATGCTATGAGATAGGAATAACCAAAGAGCAAATCTTTGAAGGCTTTGCCATAGCCAACCTGGTAGGCGGAACCATAGTAATACCGCACCTGAGAAGAGCAGTAGAATTTTGGGAAGAATTAGAAGGTGAATCAGCATGA